Proteins encoded in a region of the Frondihabitans sp. 762G35 genome:
- the coaD gene encoding pantetheine-phosphate adenylyltransferase, with product MSTIAVVPGSFDPVTLGHLDVVARSARIFDEVHVLVVHNPGKTAFIPLEERVALVERSVAELDLGEHVVVTSWSEGLLVDYCVNVGARVLVKGIRSQVDVAYETPMAIMNRSLAGVETVFLLPDPAHALVSSSLVRQVASLGGDVTPYVPGAVAEYLRREEDTR from the coding sequence ATGAGCACGATCGCCGTCGTTCCCGGGTCGTTCGACCCGGTGACACTCGGGCATCTCGACGTGGTCGCCCGGTCCGCCCGCATCTTCGACGAGGTCCACGTGCTCGTCGTGCACAACCCCGGGAAGACCGCCTTCATCCCGCTCGAGGAGCGCGTCGCCCTCGTGGAGAGGTCGGTCGCGGAGCTCGATCTCGGCGAGCACGTCGTGGTGACGAGCTGGTCCGAGGGGCTCCTGGTCGACTACTGCGTGAACGTCGGGGCCCGGGTCCTCGTGAAGGGCATCCGCTCCCAGGTCGACGTCGCCTACGAGACCCCGATGGCGATCATGAACCGCAGCCTCGCCGGCGTCGAGACGGTGTTCCTCCTGCCGGATCCCGCGCACGCCCTCGTGTCGAGCTCGCTCGTGCGGCAGGTCGCCTCCCTGGGCGGCGACGTCACCCCCTACGTGCCCGGCGCTGTCGCCGAGTACCTCCGACGAGAAGAAGACACCCGATGA
- a CDS encoding ATP-dependent DNA helicase RecG, with the protein MSPLDVTLTNALGGRTAAALKRAFGHLTVGDLLAHYPRRYARRGELTALSELAIGEAVTIVAEVLDVRERTMRARRGSILEVRIGDGKGILTLTFFNQAWRAKDLVPGVRGIFAGKVGDYRGNRQLAHPDYELFERDDEKVAEAGDATAQAWAKQPIPIYPASASVASWQVQKSIEVALDTLPPLSDAVPEGVRRELELMPLREAYERVHRPERDRDWKAARETLKFEEAFVLQAALLQQRAALRATAAVSRRASVDGLLAGFDEALPFHLTGDQSLVGDEIARDLAADVPMNRLVQGEVGSGKTLVALRAMLAVAESSGQSALLAPTEVLAAQHLRSIVATLGPDLAARLRPVLLTGQMPVAERRRATLAIVSGQARIVVGTHALISDNVEFYDLGLVVVDEQHRFGVEQREALRRKGATPPHVLVLTATPIPRTVAMTVFGDLDISTIAELPKGRQPIESFVVALVDHPGWISRVWERSAEEIARGRQVFVVCPAIDPTSAEQGDEGGVEEPEAGEPAATEPEGAGAPTRAPDIASVTAVLAALREAPALAGRRVEPLHGRMSATEKDETMQAFARGEIDVLVATTVIEVGVDVPNASTMVVLDAERFGVSQLHQLRGRVGRGGHPGLCLLVTNAEPETVARQRVDAVASTTDGFELAQIDLDLRREGDVLGSTQSGGRSSLRLLRVAHDGDVIALAREHAAEVLEADPTLAGHPALSAALARRLDDASRDFLAKN; encoded by the coding sequence ATCTCCCCGCTCGACGTCACCCTGACGAACGCGCTCGGCGGACGCACCGCGGCCGCCCTCAAGCGCGCGTTCGGTCACCTCACCGTGGGCGATCTGCTGGCGCACTACCCGAGGCGCTACGCCCGCCGGGGCGAGCTGACGGCGCTCAGCGAACTCGCCATCGGCGAGGCCGTCACGATCGTGGCCGAGGTGCTGGATGTGCGGGAGCGGACCATGCGGGCGCGTCGGGGGTCGATCCTCGAGGTGCGGATCGGCGACGGCAAGGGCATCCTGACGCTCACGTTCTTCAACCAGGCCTGGCGCGCGAAAGACCTCGTTCCCGGCGTGCGGGGCATCTTCGCGGGCAAGGTCGGCGACTACCGAGGCAACAGGCAGCTCGCGCACCCCGACTACGAGCTGTTCGAGCGCGACGACGAGAAGGTGGCGGAGGCGGGCGACGCGACGGCGCAGGCCTGGGCCAAGCAGCCGATCCCGATCTACCCGGCCAGCGCCTCCGTGGCCTCCTGGCAGGTGCAGAAGTCGATCGAGGTGGCGCTCGACACGCTCCCGCCGCTGTCCGACGCGGTGCCGGAGGGCGTCCGCCGGGAGCTCGAGCTGATGCCGCTCCGCGAGGCGTACGAGAGGGTGCACCGGCCGGAGCGCGACCGCGACTGGAAGGCCGCGCGCGAGACGCTGAAATTCGAGGAGGCGTTCGTCCTCCAGGCGGCGCTCCTGCAGCAGCGGGCGGCTCTCCGCGCGACGGCCGCCGTGTCCCGACGCGCTTCGGTCGACGGGCTCCTGGCGGGCTTCGACGAGGCCCTGCCGTTCCACCTGACCGGCGACCAGAGCCTCGTGGGCGACGAGATCGCGCGCGACCTCGCCGCCGACGTGCCGATGAACCGCCTCGTCCAGGGCGAGGTCGGGTCCGGCAAGACGCTGGTGGCGCTCCGGGCCATGCTCGCCGTCGCCGAGAGCTCCGGGCAGTCGGCCCTCCTGGCTCCGACCGAGGTCCTCGCCGCCCAGCACCTCCGCTCCATCGTCGCGACCCTCGGCCCCGACCTCGCGGCGCGCCTCCGGCCGGTGCTCCTCACCGGCCAGATGCCCGTCGCCGAGCGCCGGCGCGCGACCCTCGCCATCGTCAGCGGTCAGGCGCGCATCGTCGTCGGCACGCACGCCCTCATCAGCGACAACGTCGAGTTCTACGACCTCGGCCTCGTCGTCGTCGACGAGCAGCACCGCTTCGGGGTCGAGCAGCGCGAGGCCCTCCGGCGGAAGGGCGCGACCCCTCCGCACGTGCTCGTGCTCACCGCGACCCCCATCCCGCGGACCGTCGCCATGACCGTCTTCGGCGACCTCGACATCTCGACGATCGCGGAGCTCCCGAAGGGCCGACAGCCGATCGAGTCGTTCGTCGTGGCCCTCGTCGACCATCCGGGCTGGATCTCGCGCGTCTGGGAGCGCAGCGCGGAGGAGATCGCGCGCGGTCGGCAGGTCTTCGTCGTCTGCCCGGCCATCGACCCGACCTCCGCGGAGCAGGGCGACGAGGGCGGGGTCGAGGAGCCCGAGGCGGGCGAGCCCGCTGCGACCGAGCCGGAGGGCGCAGGAGCCCCGACCCGCGCCCCCGACATCGCCAGCGTCACCGCCGTCCTGGCGGCGCTCCGCGAGGCCCCCGCCCTCGCCGGCCGGAGGGTGGAACCGCTGCACGGGCGCATGTCCGCCACCGAGAAAGACGAGACGATGCAGGCGTTCGCCCGCGGCGAGATCGACGTCCTCGTCGCCACGACGGTCATCGAGGTCGGCGTCGACGTCCCGAACGCCTCCACGATGGTGGTCCTCGACGCCGAGCGCTTCGGTGTCTCGCAGCTCCACCAGCTCCGCGGCCGCGTCGGCCGCGGCGGTCACCCGGGCCTCTGCCTCCTGGTCACGAACGCCGAGCCCGAGACGGTGGCCCGTCAGAGGGTCGACGCGGTGGCCTCCACCACCGACGGGTTCGAGCTGGCGCAGATCGACCTCGACCTGCGCCGGGAGGGCGATGTCCTCGGCAGCACGCAGTCCGGCGGGCGCTCGTCGCTGCGGCTGCTGCGCGTGGCGCACGACGGCGACGTGATCGCGCTCGCCCGCGAGCACGCGGCCGAGGTGCTGGAGGCCGATCCGACGCTGGCCGGGCATCCTGCGCTCTCGGCCGCCCTCGCCCGCCGTCTCGACGACGCGAGCCGCGACTTCCTGGCCAAGAACTGA
- a CDS encoding RsmD family RNA methyltransferase has product MTRIIAGFAASTTLDVPRAGTRPTSERVREALFSALEARDELRGMRVVDLYAGTGALGLEAASRGAARVTLVEKAPQAARVCRANAALVTRRAPRDAAPAIEVAAQAVSAFLRTAPPASVDLALIDPPYELGDDDLTLDLVALVPLLDREALVVVERRARSGEPTWPAGLVLEAKKAYGDTILWWARAR; this is encoded by the coding sequence GTGACGCGCATCATCGCCGGCTTCGCCGCCTCGACCACCCTCGACGTGCCCCGGGCCGGTACGCGCCCGACGAGCGAGCGGGTCCGCGAGGCGCTCTTCTCGGCCCTGGAGGCCCGCGACGAGCTCCGCGGGATGCGGGTGGTCGACCTCTACGCCGGCACCGGTGCCCTCGGCCTCGAGGCGGCCTCCCGCGGAGCCGCCCGGGTGACGCTGGTCGAGAAGGCGCCGCAGGCCGCGCGGGTCTGCCGGGCGAACGCCGCTCTCGTGACACGGCGGGCGCCGCGCGACGCCGCTCCGGCGATCGAGGTGGCCGCGCAGGCGGTGAGCGCGTTCCTCAGGACCGCTCCCCCGGCCTCCGTCGACCTGGCGCTCATCGATCCCCCCTACGAGCTCGGCGACGACGACCTGACCCTCGACCTGGTCGCCCTGGTGCCGCTCCTCGACCGCGAGGCGCTCGTCGTGGTGGAGCGGCGCGCCCGGAGCGGCGAGCCGACCTGGCCCGCCGGTCTCGTCCTCGAGGCGAAGAAGGCGTACGGCGACACGATCCTCTGGTGGGCGAGGGCGCGCTAG
- the thiL gene encoding thiamine-phosphate kinase, translating into MSAPETVATLGEVATLARILPRLPEGSGTLLGPGDDAAVVSAPDGRFVVTTDLMVHGPDFRLAWSTPHDLGWKAAASNLADVAAMGARPTALVVGLAVPAETTVAFLEEFADGLRDGCAAMAPGVGVVGGDMSVSPTTTIAVTAFGDLEGRSPVRRDGARAGDVVAVSGALGRSGRGLDVLFRLGVDHDGTPSAELGRLLRRRDDDVDWHLAPTPPIADGVLAALAGATSMLDLSDGLALDAGRVARASGVVVDLAAEALGVDPRAALHGGEDHSLLATFPAGTPLPGGFRAVGVVRDAQDARGEVRLDGRPLADPAGWDPYEAWLGGAG; encoded by the coding sequence ATGAGTGCACCTGAGACCGTCGCGACGCTCGGGGAGGTCGCCACCCTGGCGCGCATCCTGCCCCGCCTTCCCGAGGGGAGCGGGACGCTCCTCGGCCCGGGAGACGACGCGGCGGTGGTCTCGGCGCCGGACGGCCGGTTCGTCGTGACGACCGACCTCATGGTGCACGGACCCGATTTCCGACTCGCCTGGTCGACCCCCCACGACCTCGGCTGGAAGGCGGCGGCATCGAACCTCGCCGACGTGGCGGCCATGGGCGCCCGGCCCACCGCTCTCGTCGTCGGCCTGGCCGTGCCTGCCGAGACGACCGTGGCGTTCCTCGAGGAGTTCGCGGACGGTCTCCGCGACGGCTGCGCCGCCATGGCTCCCGGCGTGGGCGTCGTCGGCGGCGACATGTCCGTCTCGCCGACGACCACCATCGCCGTCACGGCGTTCGGCGACCTCGAGGGGCGCTCCCCGGTGCGTCGCGACGGGGCCCGAGCGGGCGACGTCGTCGCGGTCTCCGGCGCTCTCGGGCGCTCCGGTCGCGGTCTCGACGTGCTCTTCCGACTCGGCGTCGACCACGACGGGACCCCGTCCGCGGAACTCGGACGGCTCCTCCGCCGCCGCGACGACGACGTCGACTGGCACCTCGCACCCACGCCGCCGATCGCCGACGGCGTCCTGGCGGCCCTGGCCGGCGCGACGAGCATGCTCGACCTCTCCGACGGGCTCGCGCTCGACGCGGGGCGCGTGGCCCGGGCGTCCGGCGTCGTCGTCGACCTCGCGGCCGAGGCGCTGGGGGTCGATCCGCGAGCGGCTCTGCACGGCGGTGAGGACCACTCGCTCCTGGCGACCTTCCCGGCGGGCACCCCCCTGCCGGGAGGTTTCCGGGCGGTCGGCGTCGTCCGCGACGCGCAGGATGCCCGGGGCGAGGTCCGCCTCGACGGGCGCCCCCTCGCCGACCCCGCCGGCTGGGACCCCTACGAGGCGTGGTTGGGCGGAGCCGGCTGA
- a CDS encoding DUF3515 family protein produces the protein MSPSPRRRLAALGLALVLSATAPLLAACSSTVSLTPAAGANSVGCADVIVHLPKTIETFAQRDTDAQGTSAWGSPASVLLRCGITTPRVSDLPCYTIQGVDWLVDTTGKSGQDAVYTTYGRTPGVEVVTDSKATPSVLFDLSPAVKGLPVTGKCQSVSDSTPPPVP, from the coding sequence ATGTCTCCCTCGCCCCGCCGCCGACTCGCAGCGCTCGGCCTCGCGCTCGTGCTCTCCGCGACGGCGCCCCTCCTGGCCGCCTGTTCGAGCACCGTCTCGCTGACGCCGGCCGCCGGGGCGAACAGCGTGGGCTGCGCCGACGTGATCGTCCACCTGCCGAAGACGATCGAGACGTTCGCCCAGCGCGACACCGACGCGCAGGGGACGAGCGCCTGGGGCTCGCCCGCCTCCGTGCTCCTCCGGTGCGGCATCACGACGCCGCGCGTCTCCGACCTGCCCTGCTACACGATCCAGGGCGTCGACTGGCTGGTCGACACCACCGGGAAGAGCGGGCAGGATGCGGTCTACACGACCTACGGACGGACTCCGGGCGTCGAGGTCGTCACCGACTCGAAGGCGACGCCGAGCGTCCTGTTCGACCTCTCTCCCGCGGTGAAAGGCCTCCCCGTGACGGGGAAGTGCCAGTCGGTGAGCGACTCGACGCCGCCGCCCGTCCCGTAG
- a CDS encoding D-alanine--D-alanine ligase family protein: MTETSPRLKVVLLFGGRSSEHSISCATASGVLRALDRDRYDVVPVGITKSGAFTLQPDDAEAFALREDDLPTVVDNGSRVRWPESADSRELTVVDSDGVESSLGEVDVVFPILHGPFGEDGSVQGLLELVGLPYVGAGILASAVGMDKHFSKTVLQQAGIAVAPWVTVPRRDWADHRAVVEERAEELGWPVFVKPARAGSSVGVSRVSSLAELQRAMEVAFAEDGKVLIEAAVVGRELECAVLGGRAGAAPRVSVAGEIVLGAGRFYDFESKYLGAPGADLVCPADLDDDVLAEFQELAARAFEAIGGAGLARVDVFLTDEGFIVNELNTMPGFTPISMFPACWLASGLSYPELLDELIALGLETER; the protein is encoded by the coding sequence GTGACCGAAACCTCCCCGCGACTCAAGGTCGTCCTGCTCTTCGGCGGCCGGTCGAGCGAGCACTCGATCAGCTGCGCCACCGCCTCGGGAGTCCTCCGGGCCCTCGACCGCGACCGCTACGACGTCGTGCCGGTCGGCATCACGAAGAGCGGGGCCTTCACCCTCCAGCCCGACGACGCCGAGGCGTTCGCCCTCCGCGAGGACGACCTGCCGACCGTGGTCGACAACGGCAGTCGTGTCCGCTGGCCGGAGAGCGCCGACTCGCGCGAACTCACGGTGGTCGACTCCGACGGCGTCGAATCCTCCCTCGGCGAGGTCGACGTGGTGTTCCCGATCCTGCACGGGCCGTTCGGCGAGGACGGCTCCGTCCAGGGCCTCCTCGAACTCGTCGGCCTGCCCTACGTCGGGGCGGGCATCCTCGCCAGTGCGGTCGGGATGGACAAGCACTTCTCCAAGACCGTGCTCCAGCAGGCCGGGATCGCCGTCGCCCCGTGGGTCACCGTGCCGAGGCGCGACTGGGCCGACCACCGCGCGGTCGTCGAGGAGCGCGCCGAGGAGCTCGGCTGGCCCGTGTTCGTCAAGCCGGCCCGCGCCGGATCCAGCGTGGGCGTCTCGCGCGTCTCCTCGCTGGCCGAGCTGCAGCGGGCGATGGAGGTCGCGTTCGCCGAGGACGGCAAGGTCCTCATCGAGGCGGCGGTCGTCGGGCGCGAGCTGGAGTGCGCCGTTCTCGGAGGTCGCGCAGGAGCCGCGCCGCGCGTCTCCGTCGCCGGCGAGATCGTCCTCGGCGCAGGCCGCTTCTACGATTTCGAGTCGAAGTACCTGGGCGCCCCGGGCGCCGACCTCGTGTGCCCGGCCGACCTCGACGACGACGTCCTCGCCGAGTTCCAGGAGCTCGCCGCACGGGCGTTCGAGGCGATCGGCGGCGCGGGGCTGGCGCGCGTCGACGTCTTCCTCACCGACGAGGGTTTCATCGTCAACGAGCTCAACACCATGCCCGGATTCACGCCCATCTCGATGTTCCCGGCCTGCTGGCTCGCGAGCGGCCTGAGCTACCCCGAGCTCCTCGACGAACTCATCGCCCTGGGTCTCGAGACCGAGCGCTAG
- a CDS encoding NAD(P)H-dependent glycerol-3-phosphate dehydrogenase, which translates to MTKRSTPAESLDRLGRGVVTTEAISIVQASSLERRVAVLGAGSWGTTFAKVLAEGGAEVALWARRPEVAREVTETHRNTDYLPGINLPITLTSSSSIERVLDGAEQVYVSVPSQSLRQNLEEIRDLVPAGIPVVSLMKGVEKGTGRRMSEVVVEALGIDPDLVAVASGPNLALEIAKRQPTAAVVSSQSLETATLVAATATNPYFRSFVNTDVIGTEFGGVLKNLIAVAIGIVDGVGYGENTKASIITRGLAEMTSFAVSFGARPETLSGLAGLGDLIATCQSPLSRNNTAGRLLGQGYRFDDVVRQMKQTAEGLSSVAPILELAASRGVDMPIVQQVAEVLAGTLDPRNIAPHLTETDEPQGE; encoded by the coding sequence TTGACTAAGCGATCGACCCCCGCCGAATCCCTCGACCGCCTCGGCCGCGGAGTCGTGACGACCGAGGCGATCTCGATCGTGCAGGCCTCGTCGCTCGAGCGCCGGGTGGCGGTCCTCGGAGCCGGGAGCTGGGGCACGACCTTCGCCAAGGTCCTCGCGGAGGGCGGCGCCGAGGTCGCGCTCTGGGCGAGGCGTCCCGAGGTGGCCCGCGAGGTCACGGAGACGCATCGCAACACCGACTACCTGCCGGGCATCAACCTCCCCATCACGCTCACCTCGTCGTCGAGCATCGAGAGGGTGCTCGACGGAGCCGAGCAGGTTTACGTCTCGGTCCCGAGCCAGTCCCTGCGCCAGAACCTCGAGGAGATCCGCGACCTCGTCCCCGCGGGCATCCCGGTCGTCAGCCTGATGAAGGGCGTCGAGAAGGGCACCGGGCGCAGGATGAGCGAGGTCGTCGTCGAGGCGCTCGGCATCGACCCCGACCTGGTCGCCGTCGCGTCCGGCCCCAACCTCGCCCTCGAGATCGCCAAGCGCCAGCCGACGGCGGCCGTGGTCTCGTCGCAGAGCCTCGAGACGGCCACCCTGGTCGCGGCCACCGCCACGAACCCCTACTTCCGTTCCTTCGTCAACACCGACGTGATCGGCACGGAGTTCGGTGGCGTCCTCAAGAATCTCATCGCCGTGGCGATCGGCATCGTCGACGGTGTCGGCTACGGCGAGAACACCAAGGCGTCGATCATCACCCGCGGTCTCGCCGAGATGACGAGCTTCGCCGTCTCGTTCGGAGCCCGCCCCGAGACGCTGTCCGGCCTCGCGGGCCTCGGAGACCTCATCGCGACGTGCCAGTCGCCGCTGTCCCGCAACAACACGGCCGGGCGCCTTCTCGGTCAGGGTTACCGCTTCGACGACGTGGTGAGGCAGATGAAGCAGACCGCCGAGGGCCTGTCGTCGGTCGCCCCCATCCTGGAGCTGGCGGCGTCGCGCGGAGTCGACATGCCCATCGTCCAGCAGGTCGCCGAGGTGCTCGCCGGTACGCTGGATCCGCGCAACATCGCGCCGCACCTCACCGAGACCGACGAGCCCCAGGGCGAATAG